The following proteins are co-located in the Perca fluviatilis chromosome 22, GENO_Pfluv_1.0, whole genome shotgun sequence genome:
- the prmt6 gene encoding protein arginine N-methyltransferase 6, translating to MSHVVKKRKLDKTRQDRLYFDSYTDVTIHEEMIADHVRTNTYRMAILRNSESIRGKVVLDVGAGTGVLSMFCIQAGAKKVYAVEACSIAEQAVKIVKQNNMEDKIEVIRGTVETVDLPEMVEVIVSEWMGYALLHESMLNSVLYARDKWLKPGGMILPSKAELYIAPISDPVVEDRLHFWYTVKDQYGVDMSCMSDFARRCIMNSDITVNSVTVEDVLSHPARFAELDLYSVTVEELRLVKGKFRCESFGSAAVNAFCVYFTVTFPCPDKPQALVLSTSPFKPETHWKQAVLYLDAPVDVVQDTVVTGEISMFPSEESARHICVHVDYTIGEQKRQSKTFSIPDWSSEAQS from the coding sequence ATGTCTCATGtcgtaaagaaaagaaaattggaTAAAACCCGTCAGGACAGACTGTACTTTGACAGCTATACTGATGTGACTATTCACGAGGAAATGATAGCGGACCACGTCCGCACGAACACGTACCGGATGGCGATACTAAGGAACAGTGAGTCCATACGGGGTAAAGTTGTACTGGACGTCGGGGCAGGAACAGGCGTTCTAAGCATGTTCTGTATTCAAGCCGGCGCTAAGAAAGTCTACGCAGTTGAAGCCTGTTCTATCGCAGAGCAGGCTGTGAAAATagttaaacaaaacaacatggagGACAAAATTGAAGTCATTCGAGGCACAGTGGAGACGGTGGACCTACCGGAGATGGTGGAGGTGATAGTGAGCGAGTGGATGGGTTATGCCCTCCTGCACGAGTCCATGCTCAACTCGGTCCTCTACGCGCGCGACAAGTGGCTAAAGCCGGGCGGCATGATCCTGCCCAGCAAAGCCGAGCTCTACATCGCACCAATTAGCGACCCGGTGGTAGAGGACCGCTTACATTTCTGGTACACCGTCAAAGACCAGTACGGCGTCGACATGTCCTGCATGTCCGACTTCGCCAGGAGGTGTATCATGAATTCCGACATAACCGTGAACTCGGTGACCGTCGAGGACGTGCTGTCCCACCCGGCCCGCTTCGCCGAGCTCGACTTGTACTCGGTCACCGTGGAGGAGCTACGGTTGGTGAAGGGCAAGTTCAGGTGCGAGTCATTCGGCTCGGCGGCAGTGAACGCTTTCTGTGTTTACTTCACGGTTACTTTCCCCTGCCCGGACAAGCCGCAGGCGCTCGTGCTCTCCACTTCCCCGTTCAAACCTGAGACGCATTGGAAGCAGGCTGTGCTGTACCTGGATGCTCCGGTGGATGTGGTGCAAGACACGGTGGTTACCGGAGAGATCAGCATGTTTCCCTCGGAGGAGAGTGCCAGACATATATGTGTCCATGTAGACTACACAATAGGAGAGCAGAAAAGACAGTCCAAAACTTTTTCCATCCCTGACTGGAGCAGTGAAGCTCAGTCATAG